A single genomic interval of Lentimicrobium saccharophilum harbors:
- a CDS encoding DUF4402 domain-containing protein → MMNPKIRTIYKISFQLLLLILLAFTARGQEDPPRPMKVSTYQHLSFGAFINGSSGGTITIDPGGSRNITGDIIPIYHGYQYHPAIFEVEANAGVVISILNGPDITLTGSNGGSMQLHLGQSLPVSPFINSTHPPFKTQIMVGGTLMVGNFLANPPGDYTGQFFITFIQE, encoded by the coding sequence ATGATGAATCCGAAGATAAGAACCATTTATAAGATATCCTTTCAACTGCTATTGCTTATACTGCTGGCTTTTACCGCCAGGGGGCAGGAAGATCCGCCCCGTCCGATGAAGGTTTCAACTTACCAGCACCTGAGTTTTGGCGCATTCATCAACGGCAGCAGCGGAGGGACCATCACCATCGATCCGGGGGGCTCACGCAACATCACCGGAGATATAATCCCCATCTATCATGGATATCAGTACCATCCGGCAATTTTTGAAGTGGAAGCCAACGCAGGTGTGGTCATCAGCATATTAAACGGCCCCGACATTACCCTTACCGGCAGCAATGGCGGCAGCATGCAGCTGCACCTCGGACAAAGCCTGCCCGTTTCGCCCTTTATCAATTCCACTCATCCGCCTTTCAAAACACAAATCATGGTAGGCGGCACGCTGATGGTGGGAAATTTCCTGGCAAACCCTCCCGGGGATTACACCGGGCAGTTCTTTATTACCTTTATTCAGGAATAA